The following are encoded together in the Buteo buteo chromosome 2, bButBut1.hap1.1, whole genome shotgun sequence genome:
- the TNFRSF6B gene encoding tumor necrosis factor receptor superfamily member 6B: MLSRHMPNLRHPSKWMFAPLLLFLAELDCSAQPTYQWKDAVTNEKLVCQQCPPGTFVAQHCTRDRQTVCEPCPDLHYTQYWNYLEKCRYCNVICEEKQVEVQQCNSTHNRVCQCQEGYYSEMEFCIRHSKCPPGSGVEKLGTPFENTQCRACPRGFFSSSNSSTKPCQPHQDCEQQGKVTNVQGNQYHDTLCTSCRLGRSNSTQGPALGDDDCEQAMIDFVAYQNIPIRKLKRLQQILEGSQRKQALGTKAAMQEKFRAFLIRLKEGHYEVTKELLDALRAAKLHSVEEKVRERFLLS, encoded by the exons ATGTTATCCCGCCACATGCCAAATTTAAGGCATCCATCCAAG TGGATGTTTgcccctctcctccttttcctggctGAGCTCGACTGCAGCGCCCAGCCCACTTACCAATGGAAAGATGCTGTGACGAACGAGAAGCTCGTCTGCCAGCAGTGCCCGCCAGGGACCTTCGTggcacagcactgcaccagGGACAGACAGACGGTGTGCGAACCCTGCCCGGATTTGCACTACACGCAGTACTGGAACTACCTGGAGAAGTGCCGGTACTGTAATGTCATCTGCGAGGAGAAGCAGGTGGAGGTGCAGCAGTGCAATTCCACCCACAACCGTGTCTGTCAGTGTCAGGAGGGCTACTACTCGGAGATGGAGTTCTGCATCAGGCACTCCAAGTGCCCACCAGGCTCTGGCGTAGAGAAACTGG GTACCCCCTTCGAGAACACCCAGTGCCGCGCCTGCCCTCGCggcttcttctcttcctccaacTCCAGCACCAAACCGTGCCAGCCGCACCAAGACTGCGAGCAGCAGGGGAAGGTGACCAACGTGCAGGGCAACCAGTACCACGACACCCTCTGCACCTCCTGCAGACTGGGGAGAAGCAACAGCACGCAGGGACCAG CTCTAGGAGACGACGACTGCGAGCAAGCCATGATAGACTTTGTGGCGTACCAGAACATCCCCATCAGAAAGCTGAAGCGCCTGCAGCAAATCCTGGAGGGTTCACAGAGGAAGCAGGCGCTGGGGACCAAGGCAGCCATGCAGGAGAAGTTCAGGGCTTTCCTCATCCGCCTCAAAGAGGGGCACTACGAGGTCACCAAGGAGCTGCTGGACGCGCTGCGAGCTGCCAAGCTACACTCCGTCGAGGAGAAGGTCCGCGAGCGCTTCCTCCTGTCCTGA